Proteins from a genomic interval of Streptomyces sp. NBC_01445:
- a CDS encoding MoxR family ATPase gives MADRDPHVPAQADGAAADPGAWRIYRGTARPRGKDPVSRELPPPPPWRRFTGAPLISGPPPGDEDEFTRRLGPPDGAVVRKASEQELDLVNAALFLRRPLIVAGPPGIGKSSLAHCISRELSLGRVLRWSITSRSTLKEGLYAYDAIGRVQEAATRGALRGAEPGSDPGDPAPDPDGLNNLGDYVQLGPLGTALLPREIPRVLLIDEFDKSDTDLAGDLLSVFEEGEFRIPELARVRSRLPDAEVHTDDPDGTAVIHHGAVRCAAFPVVVITSNGERTLPPALLRRCLYLDLPAPDAGQLAAMLAAQLSQDDEGRTAMIRDFLNHARTGGSLAADQLLNSEFLRTTPAGPDQGSMSTLLHALWRRLDEVGTG, from the coding sequence ATGGCCGACAGGGATCCGCACGTTCCGGCACAGGCCGACGGCGCCGCGGCCGACCCCGGCGCATGGCGCATCTACCGAGGCACGGCGAGGCCCCGCGGCAAGGACCCCGTGTCCCGCGAGTTACCTCCGCCCCCGCCCTGGCGCCGCTTCACCGGCGCACCCCTGATCTCCGGTCCGCCCCCGGGCGACGAGGACGAGTTCACCCGCCGCCTCGGCCCGCCCGACGGCGCCGTCGTCCGCAAGGCCTCCGAGCAGGAACTCGATCTGGTCAATGCCGCGCTGTTCCTGCGCAGGCCGCTGATCGTCGCGGGCCCTCCCGGCATCGGGAAGTCGAGCCTCGCCCACTGCATCAGCCGTGAACTCTCCCTCGGCCGCGTCCTGCGCTGGTCGATCACCAGCCGCAGCACCCTCAAAGAGGGCCTCTACGCCTACGACGCCATCGGCAGAGTGCAGGAAGCGGCCACCCGCGGCGCCCTGCGCGGCGCGGAACCCGGCTCCGACCCCGGCGATCCGGCACCCGACCCGGACGGCCTGAACAACCTCGGCGACTACGTCCAACTGGGCCCACTGGGCACGGCGTTGCTGCCCCGCGAGATCCCCCGCGTCCTGCTCATCGACGAGTTCGACAAGTCCGACACGGACCTCGCGGGCGACCTGCTGAGCGTCTTCGAAGAGGGCGAGTTCCGCATCCCCGAGCTGGCCCGCGTGCGCTCCAGGCTCCCCGACGCCGAGGTGCACACGGACGACCCGGACGGCACGGCGGTCATCCACCACGGAGCGGTGCGCTGCGCCGCGTTCCCCGTCGTCGTGATCACGAGCAACGGCGAGCGCACGCTGCCGCCCGCCCTGCTGCGCCGCTGCCTCTACCTCGATCTCCCCGCGCCCGACGCGGGCCAGCTCGCCGCCATGCTGGCGGCGCAGCTCTCGCAGGACGACGAGGGGCGCACGGCGATGATCCGCGACTTCCTCAACCACGCGAGGACCGGCGGCTCGCTCGCCGCGGACCAGCTCCTCAACTCGGAGTTCCTGCGCACCACGCCCGCGGGCCCCGACCAGGGGTCCATGAGCACGCTGTTGCACGCGCTGTGGCGACGGCTCGACGAGGTCGGCACTGGATGA
- the fxsT gene encoding FxSxx-COOH system tetratricopeptide repeat protein: protein MNRSPSHGGVAGDGIGPGAASLAEASPQPHWYEAGEVLWLAAQRWLRLKDARRGRPQPGAPPELPEAPEGGHPRPEDVDAPVPEITEEPVEQPAPPPGPPAPAPDPGDHVDSLLMSLGNGFALDRSREIEKALKPLKRRIASRSQVFLNEEATAELHAETGMWLPQLEPGQERWLTVTLLVDSGDSMRLWSHTAQRLAETLHCSGAFRDVRTVRWQEDGAGSEVAGDTDGRHLVLVLTDLHADHWGDGSARRRLARWARTMPVAIVHVLPEHVWARAGTQTSSLLLTSPRPASPNSAWTAEPVGLVLPSAEADGPDGFDGVRLPVVTLTPEGLGGLARFLAHDSTSGYTVRVLDRTPGDETAVARRPAAALPADVQVKTVRAQLSPTAYHLARLSAAVPLNLDVLRLLQEGLIPGARNWHVAELLLSGLLRRTEAEPGEAAGPGVELEFDDGVRRELLSDGTRGETARALMLALDHLAVAVPAYGEGVALLREPDRARSVSMEGLRPWISSILPAFAAMAGPHATAARELEARLDEPPPRVTTTSGEHSRSGGGDEPTAPEDTGNEERVEVVSGLQSTQAGARGDALQKPPPVWGNVPPRNRAFTGRVQLLDDLHRRLQEGTTAVLPEALQGMGGVGKSQLAVEYVYRHLHEYQIVWWIPAEQPQQIRQFLVQLAGRLGLNVGSGEANTAVPAVIEALRVGEPFKNWLLIFDNAEDPESVREFFPTNGPGRILVTSRNSQWASSARPLEVDVFTREESRSLLQMRAPSLDNATADRLAETLGDLPLGIEQAAVWLAETGMPADEYLRMFEQQANELMVSEPPVDYPLSVAAAWNVSLDRLRKHHPAALQLLQMCAFFAPEPISRRLLTGVRDAPVPPELSAALSDPIRLSRAIREINRYALARINHETNTIQLHRLVQRVLINQMTEPLKSQMRAGAHRLLAKDDAGEPDKSHRWQQYGDLLPHVLNSRAVESTDPWVRNLVLNEILYMYYWGDHQGSLDLARETYTTWREADGDTAEHVLNAARIYTNSLRILGRYSEAYELDQRTLAGMTQVLGPEHESTIDITSMLAWDLRLRGDFQAALDLDKHAFETCERLFGPNDPSTLLSAHRHALNLRFIGHFRAALALDRMTHGRKVAELGENAVSTLSTLAAVTFDLQEGGEYLAARDQARDVEERFRNTVGDSHPNTISAMRVLSVAERRAGQHALALELSGRALVMFRTRYGDLYPQTVNALASHAIDVRHSGDLARALELGREGYEGYEALLGPRHPHSVAAHVNHAICLRLAGRTEEARASDVDSQEKLIELIGEDHPNTLSCTANLAADLFELGEMQASADVATRGLDLCRTHLGEDHPITLATALNLSLGLRQLRRDDEADELYADTAERYGRTLGEDHPATVAASDGRPANCDIDPLLM from the coding sequence ATGAACCGGTCGCCCTCCCACGGCGGCGTGGCGGGTGACGGTATCGGGCCGGGTGCCGCATCGCTGGCCGAGGCGTCCCCGCAGCCGCACTGGTACGAGGCGGGCGAGGTCCTGTGGCTCGCCGCGCAGCGCTGGCTGCGGCTGAAGGACGCCCGGCGCGGCAGGCCACAGCCCGGCGCGCCGCCCGAACTGCCCGAAGCGCCCGAAGGGGGGCACCCACGCCCCGAGGACGTGGACGCCCCCGTGCCGGAGATCACGGAGGAACCCGTAGAGCAGCCGGCGCCCCCGCCCGGGCCGCCCGCACCGGCCCCGGACCCGGGTGACCATGTGGACTCGCTCCTCATGAGCCTCGGCAACGGCTTCGCCCTCGACCGGTCGCGGGAGATCGAGAAGGCGCTGAAACCGCTGAAGCGGCGCATCGCCTCCCGGAGCCAGGTCTTCCTGAACGAGGAGGCCACCGCCGAGCTGCACGCCGAGACCGGCATGTGGCTGCCCCAGCTGGAGCCGGGCCAGGAACGCTGGCTGACCGTGACGCTCCTCGTGGACTCCGGCGACTCGATGCGGCTGTGGTCGCACACCGCCCAGCGCCTCGCCGAGACCCTGCACTGCTCCGGCGCCTTCCGCGACGTACGGACCGTGCGCTGGCAGGAGGACGGCGCGGGTTCCGAGGTCGCCGGCGACACCGACGGCCGGCATCTGGTCCTCGTCCTCACCGATCTGCACGCCGACCACTGGGGCGACGGCAGCGCCCGGCGCAGGCTCGCCCGGTGGGCCCGCACGATGCCCGTCGCGATCGTCCATGTGCTGCCGGAGCACGTCTGGGCGAGGGCGGGTACGCAGACCAGCAGCCTCCTGCTGACCAGCCCGCGCCCCGCGTCCCCCAACAGCGCCTGGACCGCCGAGCCCGTGGGCCTGGTCCTGCCCAGTGCCGAAGCCGACGGGCCCGACGGCTTCGACGGGGTGCGGCTGCCGGTGGTGACGCTGACCCCCGAAGGGCTCGGCGGCCTCGCCCGCTTCCTCGCGCACGACAGCACGAGCGGTTACACCGTGCGCGTCCTGGACCGGACGCCCGGTGACGAGACGGCCGTCGCGCGCAGGCCCGCCGCCGCGCTCCCCGCCGACGTCCAGGTCAAGACCGTGCGGGCCCAGCTCTCCCCCACCGCCTACCACCTGGCCCGCCTCTCCGCGGCCGTCCCGCTCAACCTCGACGTGCTGCGCCTGCTCCAGGAAGGGCTGATCCCCGGGGCGCGGAACTGGCACGTGGCGGAGCTGCTCCTGAGCGGACTGCTGCGGCGCACGGAGGCGGAGCCGGGCGAGGCCGCCGGGCCGGGCGTCGAGCTCGAATTCGACGACGGCGTGCGGCGGGAGCTGCTCTCGGACGGGACACGCGGCGAGACGGCCCGCGCGCTGATGCTCGCCTTGGACCATTTGGCGGTCGCCGTACCGGCGTACGGGGAAGGCGTCGCCCTTCTGCGCGAGCCGGATCGCGCACGGAGTGTCTCCATGGAAGGTTTACGGCCATGGATTTCGTCTATTCTGCCCGCATTCGCGGCCATGGCAGGACCGCACGCCACCGCCGCCCGGGAGCTTGAGGCACGCCTCGACGAACCTCCACCCCGGGTGACCACAACCTCCGGAGAACACAGTCGGTCAGGCGGTGGGGACGAGCCCACCGCCCCGGAAGACACCGGCAACGAAGAAAGGGTCGAAGTAGTGAGCGGCTTGCAGTCCACCCAGGCCGGGGCAAGGGGTGACGCGCTGCAGAAGCCGCCCCCCGTCTGGGGCAACGTCCCTCCCCGAAACCGTGCCTTCACCGGCCGCGTCCAGCTCCTGGACGACCTGCACCGCAGGCTCCAGGAGGGGACCACGGCGGTGCTCCCCGAGGCGCTCCAGGGCATGGGCGGCGTCGGAAAGTCCCAGCTCGCGGTCGAATACGTGTACCGGCATCTGCACGAGTACCAGATCGTGTGGTGGATCCCCGCCGAACAGCCGCAGCAGATCCGCCAGTTCCTCGTCCAGCTGGCGGGCCGGCTCGGCCTGAACGTCGGCAGCGGCGAGGCGAACACAGCGGTGCCGGCCGTCATCGAAGCCCTGCGCGTCGGCGAGCCGTTCAAGAACTGGCTCCTCATCTTCGACAACGCGGAAGACCCGGAGTCCGTAAGAGAGTTCTTCCCGACCAACGGTCCGGGCCGCATCCTCGTCACCTCACGGAACTCGCAGTGGGCCTCGTCGGCGCGTCCCCTGGAGGTCGACGTGTTCACCCGCGAGGAGAGCCGTTCGCTGCTCCAGATGAGGGCGCCGAGCCTGGACAACGCGACCGCGGACCGGCTCGCCGAGACCCTGGGCGACCTGCCGCTGGGCATCGAGCAGGCTGCCGTATGGCTGGCCGAGACGGGCATGCCCGCGGACGAATACCTGCGCATGTTCGAACAGCAGGCCAACGAGCTGATGGTCAGCGAACCGCCCGTGGACTATCCGCTGTCCGTCGCCGCCGCCTGGAACGTGTCCCTGGACCGGCTGCGCAAGCACCACCCCGCGGCTCTTCAGCTCCTGCAGATGTGCGCCTTCTTCGCGCCCGAGCCGATCTCCCGGCGCCTGCTCACCGGCGTCCGCGACGCCCCCGTGCCCCCGGAGCTCAGCGCGGCACTCAGTGACCCGATCCGGCTCAGCCGCGCCATCCGCGAGATCAACCGGTACGCGCTGGCGCGCATCAACCACGAGACCAACACCATCCAGCTGCACCGACTGGTCCAGCGCGTCCTCATCAACCAGATGACGGAGCCGCTGAAGTCGCAGATGCGCGCCGGCGCCCACCGGCTGCTCGCCAAGGACGACGCCGGCGAGCCCGACAAGTCCCACCGGTGGCAGCAGTACGGCGACCTGCTGCCGCACGTCCTCAACAGCAGGGCCGTCGAGTCGACGGACCCGTGGGTGAGGAATCTCGTCCTGAACGAGATCCTGTACATGTACTACTGGGGCGACCACCAGGGCTCCCTCGACCTGGCCAGGGAGACGTACACCACCTGGCGCGAGGCCGACGGGGACACCGCCGAGCACGTACTCAACGCGGCCCGGATCTACACGAACTCCCTGCGCATCCTGGGCCGCTACTCGGAGGCGTACGAACTCGACCAGAGGACACTGGCCGGGATGACCCAGGTCCTCGGCCCCGAGCACGAGTCGACGATCGACATCACCAGCATGCTCGCCTGGGACCTGCGGCTGCGCGGCGACTTCCAGGCGGCGCTCGACCTCGACAAGCACGCCTTCGAGACCTGCGAGCGCCTCTTCGGGCCCAACGACCCCTCCACCCTCCTCAGCGCCCACCGGCACGCGCTGAACCTGCGGTTCATCGGGCACTTCCGGGCGGCGCTCGCGCTCGACCGCATGACGCACGGCCGCAAGGTCGCCGAGCTCGGCGAGAACGCGGTGTCGACGCTGTCGACCCTGGCGGCGGTGACGTTCGACCTCCAGGAGGGCGGCGAGTACCTGGCGGCCCGCGACCAGGCGCGCGACGTCGAGGAGCGCTTCCGCAACACCGTCGGCGACAGCCACCCGAACACGATCTCCGCGATGCGGGTCCTGTCGGTGGCCGAACGACGCGCCGGACAGCACGCCCTGGCCCTGGAGCTCTCGGGCCGGGCCCTCGTCATGTTCCGCACCCGCTACGGCGACCTGTACCCGCAGACGGTGAACGCGCTGGCCTCGCACGCCATCGACGTACGGCACAGCGGCGACCTCGCCCGGGCGCTCGAACTCGGGCGGGAGGGGTACGAGGGGTACGAGGCGCTGCTCGGCCCGCGGCATCCGCACTCCGTGGCGGCACACGTCAACCACGCGATCTGTCTGCGCCTCGCCGGGCGGACCGAGGAGGCCCGCGCGAGCGACGTGGACTCGCAGGAGAAGCTGATCGAGCTGATCGGCGAGGACCACCCCAACACCCTTTCCTGCACCGCGAATCTCGCCGCCGACCTGTTCGAGCTCGGCGAGATGCAGGCGTCGGCGGACGTCGCCACGAGGGGGCTCGACCTGTGCCGCACCCACCTCGGTGAGGACCACCCCATCACCCTCGCCACGGCCCTCAACCTCTCGCTCGGGCTGCGCCAGCTGCGGCGTGACGACGAGGCGGACGAGCTGTACGCCGACACGGCCGAGCGCTACGGACGCACCCTCGGCGAGGACCACCCGGCGACGGTGGCGGCCTCGGACGGCAGGCCCGCGAACTGCGACATCGACCCGCTGCTGATGTGA
- a CDS encoding HEXXH motif domain-containing protein, with the protein MLTRHHVPVADLEAIATGRITAPTATRIAAAERSRRMLMLRALAAAERETEESAGPLPPLAHAFELLAGAEAHDPQAVASVLGHPPVGVWAVRLLGRLRAGGAGPRPGEPPLWREAGYAHALAAAAALRAGLPARVRVPARAGRVILPTVGHAVLDDAPRGHDVATLETDGHGTARVTLGPHTLELPAAPHLPAPGWHPARLLSWTPREPGPGVLLDDADPYRDFRSPWPPPAPLTDAESDTWQRHLHDAARLLGARHPDAARTVPLVLSSLVPLPGAPRFRASSASYAEAFGSAMVSLPRDAVDFAVTLVHESRHSVLNALSHQIQLVDRAARGPRQDTLLYAPWRSDPRPPWGLLHGTYAFTGVAGFWRTERHALTGPRAALAHFEFAVWREAVAIALRTLSAQSGLTPWGRRFVDGMARQAASWADEDVPAEALAPAEAELADLRATWCSHNLAPDPAATRLLTDHRLGGGPGEEATAPLSRLRTDPPPRLPELRCEMRRLHLADAGTFTPDTRARLSGVDRSPDLLEADMCLLRGGSANAARAVDRYRAVLTGAPGTRPAWVGLGLALEASGEDGPATALLHRPELVRALALDARARGAQTPDPLVLARWTARIPGLTAQAATDVPQR; encoded by the coding sequence GTGCTGACGCGGCACCACGTGCCGGTCGCCGACCTGGAGGCCATCGCCACCGGCCGCATCACCGCACCCACCGCGACCCGTATCGCGGCGGCGGAGCGCAGCCGCCGCATGCTCATGCTGCGGGCCCTGGCCGCCGCGGAACGCGAGACGGAAGAAAGCGCAGGACCGCTGCCCCCGCTGGCGCACGCCTTCGAGCTGCTGGCCGGTGCGGAGGCCCACGATCCGCAGGCGGTGGCGAGCGTGCTCGGGCACCCGCCGGTCGGGGTCTGGGCGGTCCGCCTGCTCGGGCGGCTGCGGGCCGGCGGCGCCGGGCCCCGGCCCGGGGAGCCCCCGTTGTGGCGGGAGGCGGGCTACGCGCACGCGCTCGCCGCGGCGGCCGCGCTGCGGGCGGGACTTCCCGCGCGCGTCCGCGTACCCGCCCGCGCGGGCAGGGTGATCCTGCCGACGGTGGGGCACGCCGTACTGGACGACGCCCCCCGCGGCCACGACGTCGCCACGCTCGAGACGGACGGGCACGGCACGGCCCGCGTCACGCTCGGCCCGCACACCCTCGAACTGCCCGCCGCCCCGCACCTGCCCGCCCCCGGCTGGCACCCCGCGCGCCTGCTGAGCTGGACCCCGCGCGAGCCGGGCCCCGGCGTCCTCCTGGACGACGCCGACCCCTACCGCGACTTCCGGTCCCCCTGGCCGCCCCCGGCCCCGCTCACCGACGCGGAGTCGGATACCTGGCAGCGGCATCTGCACGACGCGGCACGCCTTCTCGGGGCCCGCCACCCGGACGCGGCCCGCACGGTGCCGCTCGTCCTGAGCTCGCTCGTGCCCCTGCCGGGCGCACCCCGCTTCCGCGCCTCCAGCGCCTCGTACGCGGAGGCGTTCGGGAGCGCGATGGTCTCCCTGCCGCGCGACGCCGTCGACTTCGCCGTCACCCTCGTCCACGAGTCACGGCACTCCGTGCTCAACGCCCTGAGCCACCAGATTCAGCTCGTCGACAGGGCGGCGCGCGGACCACGGCAGGACACGCTGCTCTACGCGCCCTGGCGCAGCGACCCGCGCCCGCCGTGGGGCCTGCTGCACGGCACGTACGCGTTCACCGGCGTCGCCGGCTTCTGGCGCACCGAACGGCACGCCCTGACCGGACCCCGGGCCGCCCTCGCGCACTTCGAGTTCGCCGTGTGGCGCGAGGCGGTGGCCATCGCCCTGCGCACGCTGTCCGCCCAGTCCGGGCTCACCCCGTGGGGCCGCCGCTTCGTCGACGGGATGGCGCGCCAGGCCGCTTCGTGGGCCGACGAGGACGTACCGGCCGAGGCCCTCGCCCCGGCGGAAGCCGAACTCGCCGATCTGCGCGCCACGTGGTGCAGCCACAACCTCGCGCCCGACCCGGCCGCCACCCGCCTGCTCACCGACCACCGGCTCGGCGGCGGCCCCGGCGAGGAGGCGACCGCCCCGCTGTCCCGGCTGCGCACGGACCCGCCGCCGCGCCTGCCCGAACTCCGTTGTGAGATGCGGCGGTTGCACCTCGCCGACGCAGGAACGTTCACTCCGGACACGCGGGCCCGGCTCTCCGGGGTGGACCGGTCCCCGGACCTCCTGGAGGCGGACATGTGCCTCCTGCGCGGCGGGTCGGCGAACGCGGCGCGGGCCGTCGACCGCTACCGCGCCGTCCTGACCGGTGCCCCCGGGACCCGCCCGGCCTGGGTCGGCCTCGGCCTCGCCCTGGAGGCATCCGGCGAGGACGGCCCGGCCACGGCCCTGCTGCACCGGCCCGAGCTGGTGCGGGCGCTCGCCCTGGACGCGCGGGCCCGCGGCGCGCAGACGCCCGACCCGCTGGTACTGGCCCGCTGGACCGCGCGGATCCCCGGACTCACCGCGCAGGCCGCGACGGACGTGCCACAGCGCTGA